From the genome of Variovorax sp. RA8, one region includes:
- a CDS encoding nucleobase:cation symporter-2 family protein: protein MTASSSSVHPVDERLPAGKLTALGLQHVLVMYAGAVAVPLIVGRALKLSPDEVALLISADLFCCGIATLIQALGATQWFGIKLPVMMGVTFASVAPMVAIANANPGQNGAQLLFGAIIGAGVISILIAPLVSRMLRFFPPVVTGTIIAVIGISLMRVGINWIFGNPVGPTAPALVDPVYAKWLAEVTSPGSSVPPIPKGLAIVPSVPNPKYADLGGLGIAALVLVSILVIVKYAKGFVANISVLLGIVIGAVVATVFGFMTFEKVGKAAWVDVVLPFHFGMPQFDPILILTMTLIMIVVMIESTGMFLALGEMTGRSIGQKDLARGLRTDGLGTLIGGVFNTFPYTSFSQNVGLVAVTGIKSRFVCVAGGVILIVLGLLPKMAALVESLPTVVLGGAGLVMFGMVAATGIRILSGVDFKGNRHNAMIVAVSIGIGMIPLIAPNFKQWMPHAIHSLVESGILLASISAVLLNLFLNGAKHDEGAVIAAAKQAEAH, encoded by the coding sequence ATGACTGCTTCCTCTTCCTCCGTCCACCCCGTCGACGAGCGCCTGCCCGCCGGCAAGCTCACCGCCCTCGGCCTGCAGCACGTCCTGGTGATGTACGCCGGCGCGGTGGCCGTGCCGCTGATCGTCGGCCGCGCGCTCAAGCTCAGCCCCGACGAGGTCGCGCTGCTGATCTCGGCCGACCTGTTCTGCTGCGGCATCGCGACGCTCATCCAGGCGCTGGGCGCCACGCAGTGGTTCGGCATCAAGCTGCCGGTGATGATGGGCGTGACCTTCGCCTCGGTCGCGCCCATGGTCGCGATCGCCAACGCCAACCCGGGCCAGAACGGCGCACAGCTGCTGTTCGGCGCCATCATCGGCGCGGGCGTGATCTCGATCCTGATCGCGCCGCTGGTCTCGCGCATGCTGCGCTTCTTTCCGCCGGTGGTGACCGGGACCATCATCGCGGTGATCGGCATCAGCCTGATGCGCGTGGGCATCAACTGGATCTTCGGCAATCCCGTGGGCCCGACGGCGCCGGCGCTGGTCGACCCCGTCTACGCCAAGTGGCTGGCCGAGGTCACCTCGCCCGGCAGTTCGGTGCCGCCGATCCCCAAGGGGCTGGCCATCGTGCCGTCGGTCCCGAACCCCAAGTACGCCGATCTGGGCGGCCTGGGCATCGCTGCGCTGGTGCTCGTGTCGATCCTGGTGATCGTCAAGTACGCGAAGGGCTTCGTCGCCAACATCTCGGTGCTGCTGGGCATCGTGATCGGCGCGGTGGTCGCCACGGTCTTCGGCTTCATGACTTTCGAGAAGGTCGGCAAGGCCGCCTGGGTCGACGTGGTGCTGCCCTTCCACTTCGGCATGCCGCAGTTCGACCCGATCCTCATCCTCACCATGACGTTGATCATGATCGTGGTGATGATCGAGTCCACCGGCATGTTCCTCGCGCTCGGCGAGATGACCGGCCGCAGCATCGGCCAGAAGGACCTGGCGCGCGGCCTGCGCACCGACGGCCTGGGCACGCTGATCGGCGGCGTGTTCAACACCTTCCCCTACACGAGCTTCTCGCAGAACGTCGGGCTGGTGGCGGTCACCGGCATCAAGAGCCGCTTCGTCTGCGTGGCCGGCGGCGTGATCCTGATCGTGCTGGGCCTGCTGCCCAAGATGGCGGCGCTGGTCGAATCACTGCCCACGGTGGTGCTGGGCGGCGCGGGCCTGGTGATGTTCGGCATGGTCGCGGCCACCGGCATCCGCATCCTCTCGGGGGTGGATTTCAAGGGCAACCGCCACAACGCGATGATCGTCGCGGTGTCGATCGGCATCGGCATGATTCCGCTGATCGCGCCCAACTTCAAGCAATGGATGCCGCACGCGATCCACTCGCTGGTGGAGTCCGGCATTTTGCTGGCCTCGATTTCGGCGGTGCTGCTGAACCTGTTCCTCAATGGCGCGAAGCACGACGAAGGCGCGGTGATTGCTGCGGCCAAGCAGGCCGAGGCGCATTGA